The Zalophus californianus isolate mZalCal1 chromosome 8, mZalCal1.pri.v2, whole genome shotgun sequence genome has a segment encoding these proteins:
- the LOC118357263 gene encoding 60S ribosomal protein L12-like: MPPKFNPNEIKVVYLRCTGGEVGATSALAPKIGPLGLSPKKVGDDIAKATGDWKGLRITVKLTIQNRQAQIEVVPSASALIIKALKEPPRDRKKQKNIKHSGNITFDEIVNIAQQMRHRSLARELSGTIKEILGTAQSVGCNVDGRHPHDIIDDINSGALECPAS, encoded by the coding sequence ATGCCACCTAAGTTCAACCCCAACGAGATCAAAGTCGTGTACCTGAGGTGCACCGGTGGCGAAGTCGGTGCCACGTCTGCCCTGGCCCCAAAGATAGGCccgctgggtctgtctccaaaaaaggttggtgatgacatcgccaaggcaaccggtgattggaagggtctaaggattacggtgaaactgaccattcagaacagacaggcccagattgaagtggtaccttctgcctctgccctgattatcaaagccctcaaggaaccaccaagagacagaaagaagcagaaaaacattaagcacagtggaaatatcacttttgatgagattgtcaatattgcccAACAGATGAGACACCGATCTTTAgcgagagaactctctggaaccattaaagagatcctggggactgcccagtctgtgggctgcaatgtagatggccgccaccctcatgacatcatagatgacatcaacagtggtgcgCTGGAATGCCCGgctagttaa